Genomic DNA from Vigna radiata var. radiata cultivar VC1973A unplaced genomic scaffold, Vradiata_ver6 scaffold_2301, whole genome shotgun sequence:
GAACCGGAACCGGAACCGCCGGGGCACAATCCGAGAACAGGGTTCCTACACGGGTTCCGTATCGGTTCCGTGACAGCTGATGTTGCAGCAACGCCGGGTTTGAGACGGCCCCGTATCCAAGGAAAttgtaacaaattttttatcggtgaaaaatcaatttaattgagCGAACTCATTTTAAGTGAAGtggaattttaaaaagtaaaatgggaagtattagaattttttttgacTACATCaaggaagaaaataaatcaGTTTGTAGACGTTGCAAAGAAAAAATAGGAGGGAATCATGTAACAAACTTAAAAAAGCATGTCCGAACGCAGCACAAGGAGGAATACGAAGAGTGGTTAAACAAACAAAAGACCGAAGAAGAAGATAacctcaaaaacaaaaaacggAATCGAGAAGACGAAGATGCTGCAGCAGGAAGTTCAGCAAAAAAGTTGAAGCAAGGCGACATAAGATCGGCTCTCTTTAACGAAGTGACGGTGAAGATTAACCTGGAGACTATCGAAAATGCCTGCATAAACCTAATTATAAATGGACGTCCTTTGGTTTTGATGGACGATGCAGCATTCCATAGTATCATAGATCCTATATTAGAGGGATTGAAGACAACAGCCAAAATCAATCGGCAAAACATAAGAATGAAAGTGATTGAGAAAGCAGATGcacagagaaagaaaatcagCGGAGAATTGCGCGGGaaaatgttttcattaaaaCTTGACATATGCACAAAAAGAGGTAGGAGCGTCCTCGGGATCAACGCCCAATTTATCGCAGACGATGGACATTTGTACATCAGAACTTTGGCAGTGTTTGATTTAGCCGAACGACACACAGGTGTGTACATTATTTCTGTATTGTTGAAAACTTTAAAGACGTACTC
This window encodes:
- the LOC106754757 gene encoding uncharacterized protein LOC106754757; its protein translation is MGSIRIFFDYIKEENKSVCRRCKEKIGGNHVTNLKKHVRTQHKEEYEEWLNKQKTEEEDNLKNKKRNREDEDAAAGSSAKKLKQGDIRSALFNEVTVKINLETIENACINLIINGRPLVLMDDAAFHSIIDPILEGLKTTAKINRQNIRMKVIEKADAQRKKISGELRGKMFSLKLDICTKRGRSVLGINAQFIADDGHLYIRTLAVFDLAERHTGVYIISVLLKTLKTYSINISQIFCMTTDNGSNMVKAVKLMDADIEAAEIEQREEMVQQHTEEEEEECGLDNQFFQNDEEEMGQIRGFRCAAHTLQLTIADVWKSG